One segment of Chlorocebus sabaeus isolate Y175 chromosome 26, mChlSab1.0.hap1, whole genome shotgun sequence DNA contains the following:
- the LOC103245881 gene encoding large ribosomal subunit protein eL21-like → MRNTKGKRRGTRYMFSGPFRKHGVVPLATYMRIYKKGDIVDIKGMGTVQKGMPHKCYHGKTGRVYSVTQHAAGIVVNKQVKGKILAKRINMRIKHIKHSKSRDSFLKCVKENDQKKKEAKEKGTWVHLTRQPAPPREAHFVKTSGKEPELLEPVPYELMA, encoded by the coding sequence ATGAGgaacacaaagggaaagaggagaggcaccCGATATATGTTCTCTGggccttttagaaaacatggagtTGTTCCTTTGGCCACGTATATGCGAATCTATAAGAAAGGTGATATCGTAGACATCAAGGGAATGGGTactgttcaaaaaggaatgcCCCACAAGTGTTACCATGGCAAAACTGGAAGAGTCTACAGTGTTACCCAGCATGCTGCTGGCATTGTTGTAAACAAACAAGTTAAgggcaagattcttgccaagagaattaatATGCGTATTAAGCACATTAAGCACTCTAAGAGCCGAGATAGCTTCCTGAAATGCGTGAAGGAgaatgatcagaaaaagaaagaagccaaagagaaaggtacctGGGTTCACCTGACACGCCAGCCTGCTCCACCCAGAGAAGCACACTTTGTGAAAACCAGTGggaaggagcctgagctgctggaaccTGTTCCCTATGAACTCATGGCATAA